In bacterium, one genomic interval encodes:
- a CDS encoding XRE family transcriptional regulator: MSIGRRIRCLREAAGLQVSELAETSGLNPAIVSDLECDRRPATSGELSAIASGLNVSQLAILEPDSLLGRLPIAHRTNGDENSSRDAAMRLTALVELHQVLSDGGHGANTDFGELPQGPFATWLEHANALAEWASDRLYPSQEEDDPATVDDPFTTLAQAVETHLPADVMVERLGDHASEGASITDAEFPFILVNADRPRPRALFTLAHELGHLLHREGATLNVDVDLMARTDEERLANAFAAAFLMPESEIKTIIDDHGRTAGALTQMLTQFGVSYESLIYRLHNLRIIDAPGRDRLKAAGWAGLLHQLDDERSSRALLVARGSRPERRPPVLLASRCVGGVLDGTISAAPLAGLLGVPVDEMIEMIEMMGQDASDAINTDYSPPPGSPEDALSSFDADPFAA, from the coding sequence GTGTCCATCGGCCGCCGGATCCGGTGCCTGAGAGAGGCTGCCGGTCTCCAGGTATCCGAGTTGGCCGAAACATCAGGTCTTAACCCCGCTATCGTCTCCGACTTGGAATGCGACCGCCGACCGGCCACGTCCGGCGAACTCTCAGCTATCGCGAGTGGGCTTAACGTCTCACAGCTCGCGATCCTCGAACCGGATTCGCTGCTTGGACGGCTCCCAATTGCGCACCGCACGAACGGCGACGAGAATTCGAGCCGGGATGCTGCAATGCGGCTTACCGCGCTCGTAGAGCTTCATCAGGTGCTGAGTGATGGCGGCCACGGTGCGAATACCGATTTCGGCGAGCTGCCGCAAGGGCCATTCGCAACATGGCTCGAACATGCGAACGCTCTGGCGGAGTGGGCCTCCGATCGGCTCTATCCCAGCCAGGAAGAGGACGATCCGGCCACCGTTGACGACCCATTCACAACCCTGGCACAAGCGGTCGAAACACACCTGCCGGCCGACGTCATGGTCGAACGCCTCGGCGACCACGCAAGCGAGGGCGCCTCTATCACCGACGCGGAATTCCCCTTCATCCTGGTCAATGCGGACCGGCCAAGACCGCGAGCGCTGTTCACGCTCGCCCACGAACTCGGCCACCTCCTCCATCGCGAAGGCGCGACGCTCAACGTCGACGTGGACCTGATGGCGCGAACCGACGAAGAACGGCTGGCGAACGCATTCGCTGCCGCCTTTCTGATGCCCGAGTCCGAGATCAAGACAATCATCGACGACCACGGACGCACTGCAGGTGCTCTGACGCAAATGCTCACGCAATTCGGTGTGAGCTACGAATCGCTCATCTATCGGCTTCACAACCTACGAATCATCGATGCACCCGGCCGAGATCGTCTCAAGGCCGCGGGCTGGGCAGGGCTTCTCCATCAACTCGACGACGAGAGGAGTTCTCGCGCGCTGCTCGTGGCCCGTGGGTCGAGACCGGAGAGGCGACCACCCGTCTTGCTCGCGTCTCGATGCGTCGGGGGCGTCCTGGATGGAACGATCAGCGCAGCACCGCTCGCAGGACTTCTCGGCGTACCCGTTGACGAAATGATCGAGATGATCGAAATGATGGGCCAAGACGCCTCGGATGCCATCAATACCGACTATTCGCCCCCGCCCGGCTCACCTGAGGATGCTCTGTCGAGCTTCGACGCTGATCCCTTCGCCGCGTAA
- a CDS encoding peroxiredoxin, protein MTIAVGDTIPDVEGKMLDADGNPQSVQTGELMGTGRVVLFAVPGAFTPGCSRVHLPGFVAGRDELAAKGVDKVVCTSVNDAWVMDAWGRSAGADDIVMLADGNGDFAGALGLTMDATGYGLGLRSMRYAAVIQDGVVEALEVDNTGKIEASACSAILEIL, encoded by the coding sequence ATGACGATTGCGGTTGGAGACACGATTCCCGATGTCGAGGGGAAGATGCTCGATGCCGACGGCAACCCCCAGTCGGTGCAGACCGGCGAGCTGATGGGCACGGGCAGGGTGGTGCTGTTCGCGGTGCCCGGGGCGTTCACGCCGGGTTGCTCACGGGTCCACCTGCCGGGCTTCGTGGCGGGCCGCGACGAGCTCGCCGCCAAGGGCGTCGACAAGGTCGTCTGCACGTCGGTGAACGACGCCTGGGTCATGGACGCCTGGGGCCGCTCGGCCGGCGCCGACGACATCGTCATGCTCGCCGACGGCAACGGCGACTTCGCCGGGGCGCTGGGCCTCACCATGGACGCGACCGGCTACGGCCTCGGCCTGCGCTCGATGCGCTACGCCGCCGTCATCCAGGACGGCGTCGTCGAGGCGCTGGAGGTCGACAACACCGGCAAGATCGAAGCCTCCGCCTGCTCGGCGATCCTCGAGATCCTCTAG
- the tsaB gene encoding tRNA (adenosine(37)-N6)-threonylcarbamoyltransferase complex dimerization subunit type 1 TsaB — protein sequence MLILGIESASDQCGCALAAEDGVLAETRLALPRRHAEALAPQMRFVCEQAGVALADIEAVAVDHGPGLYTGLRAGLATAKATAAALEIGVVPVGSLEALAYGAAAVARPGETVLSVLDARRGEVFWAWYRIAVPAPNPPAPDPPAAAPSSATDLSGGSAGGEGDPSSAGYTRLVQLSAPQVGPPTDLPAALSSGDRPTGRTVVVGDGALRHADLLAVDHVVLAGPELRFPSPAAVALLGRRRALAGGTVTPEQVDALYLRSPDAQPQSSAGSPNS from the coding sequence ATGCTGATTCTGGGGATCGAGAGCGCTTCTGACCAGTGCGGTTGTGCTCTGGCCGCCGAGGACGGCGTTCTCGCCGAGACTCGCTTGGCGCTGCCCCGCCGGCATGCCGAGGCTCTGGCACCGCAGATGCGGTTCGTCTGCGAGCAGGCAGGGGTGGCTCTCGCCGACATCGAGGCGGTCGCCGTGGACCACGGTCCGGGGCTCTACACGGGCCTGCGGGCCGGCCTGGCCACCGCCAAGGCCACCGCCGCGGCACTGGAGATCGGCGTGGTGCCCGTCGGGAGTCTCGAGGCGCTGGCGTACGGCGCCGCGGCCGTCGCCCGGCCGGGCGAGACCGTCCTCAGCGTGCTCGACGCCCGGCGCGGTGAGGTCTTCTGGGCCTGGTACCGCATCGCCGTACCGGCGCCCAACCCCCCGGCTCCGGACCCGCCGGCTGCGGCCCCGAGCAGCGCCACCGACCTGTCCGGCGGGTCTGCCGGCGGCGAAGGCGATCCGTCCTCGGCCGGCTACACGAGGCTGGTCCAGCTCAGCGCCCCCCAGGTCGGCCCCCCGACGGACCTGCCGGCGGCACTCTCCTCGGGTGACCGTCCGACCGGCCGCACCGTCGTCGTGGGCGACGGTGCCCTCCGCCACGCCGACCTGCTGGCGGTCGACCACGTCGTGCTCGCCGGCCCGGAGTTGCGCTTCCCATCGCCGGCGGCGGTCGCGCTACTCGGCCGCCGGCGAGCCCTCGCCGGCGGAACCGTCACCCCCGAACAGGTCGACGCCCTCTACCTCAGATCCCCCGACGCCCAACCCCAGTCGAGTGCCGGGTCGCCGAACTCTTGA